From one Triticum urartu cultivar G1812 chromosome 3, Tu2.1, whole genome shotgun sequence genomic stretch:
- the LOC125544887 gene encoding uncharacterized protein LOC125544887, with protein MAAARARWRFLALPLALLLAIGSSRGLDAAPKPPVPKAISDLREAIVKGLGLQSEELKVSGFDVRDALVGHAVAYEFDMEVGRKAVPVRLLEDVNRWDFVDLPIFRSQADADDTALAEIGRGSFDPTLPPFQLAGPMELWIQDGDDVRLALPHDVEAGTLKKVVLADGAVVTVKGARAVSLRLPLELPLPLNRTTYKGRLSSLLSIARALRGAARSNQKPLMSLRIEGPTSLSSTPSMSPNDKLKLKRLAPGQVELSSRAIPAVTDDEDESPSPGLWPFLSLNASDGSLQGLEELLAKVLGKKAGEKGTFKLVNARASAQTYVKMGFTVEKRIADGEVNWSNLPEWKTKPNKLRAHYEVLARVERGQAIPERIAQVQPFQVDEAMSESMLTGNVSRSKMEVVNPPPVYFTL; from the exons ATGGCCgccgctcgagccagatggcggTTCCTCGCGCTGCCCCTGGCGCTGCTCCTCGCGATCGGCTCGTCGCGCGGCCTCGACGCGGCGCCCAAGCCCCCCGTCCCCAAGGCCATCTCC GACCTGAGGGAGGCGATCGTGAAGGGGCTGGGGCTCCAGTCGGAGGAGCTCAAGGTGTCCGGGTTCGACGTGAGGGACGCGCTGGTGGGGCACGCGGTGGCGTACGAGTTCGACATGGAGGTCGGGAGGAAGGCCGTGCCGGTGCGGCTGCTCGAGGACGTCAACCGCTGGGACTTCGTCGACCTGCCCATCTTCCGGTCCCAGGCCGACGCCGACGACACGGCGCTCGCCGAGATCGGGCGGGGGAGCTTCGACCCCACGCTGCCGCCCTTCCAGCTCGCCGGGCCCATGGAGCTCTGGATCCAGGACGGCGACGACGTCAGGCTCGCTTTGCCG CATGATGTGGAAGCTGGAACCCTGAAGAAAGTTGTTCTTGCTGATGGTGCGGTGGTAACAGTGAAAGGTGCTAGGGCGGTGAGCCTCCGTTTGCCCCTCGAACTACCACTTCCTCTCAACCGCACCACATACAAGGGCCGCCTGTCTAGCTTGCTTTCCATTGCTCGAGCCCTACGCGGTGCGGCTCGGTCTAATCAGAAACCCCTGATGTCCCTCCGGATCGAGGGTCCAACCTCCTTATCATCAACCCCTTCCATGTCTCCGAATGACAAGCTCAAGCTCAAAAGGTTGGCCCCAGGTCAAGTGGAGCTCTCCTCGCGTGCCATCCCTGCCGTCACAGACGATGAGGATGAATCACCTAGCCCCGGATTGTGGCCCTTTTTGTCATTGAATGCATCGGATGGCAGCCTGCAGGGGCTTGAAGAACTACTGGCCAAGGTTCTCGGTAAGAAGGCGGGTGAGAAGGGCACGTTCAAGTTGGTGAATGCACGGGCGTCGGCGCAAACATATGTCAAAATGGGATTCACGGTGGAGAAGCGGATTGCTGATGGAGAGGTGAACTGGTCTAACTTGCCCGAGTGGAAAACAAAGCCCAACAAGTTGAGAGCGCACTATGAAGTTCTTGCTCGCGTGGAGCGTGGCCAGGCGATCCCGGAGAGGATCGCCCAGGTGCAGCCTTTCCAGGTGGACGAGGCCATGTCCGAGAGCATGCTCACCGGAAACGTGTCTAGATCGAAGATGGAGGTCGTAAACCCCCCACCGGTTTATTTCACTTTGTGA
- the LOC125544888 gene encoding uncharacterized protein LOC125544888, which yields MLTCPPQLQLHLHADGKLAAAVQLQLRRHGLLVGRFVLHINIPSKVTVVGDVMPLGVLTSISKIRGPSCSSGRGRTSDQNLELVVQPSVGPEPGALQLQLHHAGLVDRHVMIRRGLGRRRHGGRRAAGAASTAAVAACRAAVGVGHPEPDHLGLRQRELGL from the exons ATGCTCACCTGCCCCCCTCAGCTCCAGCTCCATCTCCACGCCGACGgcaagctcgccgccgccgtccagCTTCAGCTCCGGCGTCATGGTCTCCTGGTCGGACGGTTCGTTCTCCACATCAACATCCCGAGCAAGGTGACGGTGGTGGGCGACGTGATGCCACTGGGCGTGCTCACCAGCATCTCCAAG ATACGAGGTCCTAGCTGCTCGAGTGGTCGAGGACGAACCAGTGATCAGAACCTGGAGCTTGTCGTCCAACCTTCAGTAGGACCAGAACCTGGAGCACTCCAGCTCCAGCTCCATCACGCCGGACTGGTCGACCGCCATGTGATGATCCGGCGTGGCCTTGGTCGGCGACGACATGGAGGACGGCGAGCCGCTGGCGCTGCTTCCACCGCCGCCGTTGCGGCGTGCCGTGCCGCCGTAGGCGTTGGCCATCCTGAGCCTGACCATCTCGGCCTGCGCCAGCGCGAGCTGGGTCTGTAG